In Synergistetes bacterium HGW-Synergistetes-1, one genomic interval encodes:
- a CDS encoding serine acetyltransferase produces the protein MSAWEYIKSDFEAAMRNDPAIPKGIRGVLEVVLCTPGFLAITFHRAFHFMHSTMHIPVLPRFLSLIVRWWTGIEIHPGAKIGKGFFIDHGAGVVIGETAEVGNNVTLYQGVTLGGTGNEKGAKRHPTIESNVFVGSGAKILGPITVGANSRIGANSAVLKDVPKNATVTGMRARIIKIDGKRVSECAACMNPEELWAKLLRMEEEMAMLKKEIKHLKGEKDEPVIPSHVEVEVLHKRKE, from the coding sequence ATGTCAGCTTGGGAATATATCAAAAGTGATTTTGAGGCTGCGATGCGTAACGATCCTGCGATACCCAAAGGTATAAGGGGAGTACTTGAGGTCGTCCTCTGTACCCCTGGGTTCCTTGCGATCACATTCCACCGTGCCTTCCACTTCATGCATTCAACTATGCACATCCCGGTACTGCCCCGTTTCCTCTCGCTGATAGTAAGATGGTGGACAGGGATCGAGATCCACCCGGGAGCAAAGATCGGCAAGGGTTTCTTTATTGACCATGGAGCAGGAGTGGTTATCGGAGAGACAGCAGAGGTCGGCAACAACGTTACCCTCTATCAGGGAGTTACACTGGGCGGGACAGGCAACGAGAAAGGTGCGAAGAGGCATCCGACCATCGAATCAAACGTTTTCGTCGGCAGCGGAGCAAAAATACTGGGACCGATAACGGTCGGGGCAAATTCCAGGATAGGAGCCAACAGCGCCGTGCTTAAAGATGTCCCTAAAAACGCCACAGTTACCGGAATGAGGGCAAGAATAATAAAGATCGACGGCAAAAGAGTAAGCGAGTGCGCGGCATGCATGAACCCGGAAGAACTCTGGGCAAAGCTCTTAAGGATGGAGGAAGAGATGGCCATGCTTAAAAAAGAGATAAAGCACCTTAAGGGAGAAAAAGATGAGCCTGTGATCCCTTCTCATGTAGAGGTCGAGGTTCTTCATAAAAGAAAAGAATGA
- a CDS encoding electron transport complex subunit RsxC, producing MKLPSFWGGIHPPQKKDQTVNKKIEKYLPKGDLVFPMAQSLGAPCQPVVKKGDRVLVGQKLGDSEAFVSAPVLSSVSGTVKDIALRLTSAGIYENCVIIENDNCYEKDPFWAPLENYATADPREYLKRIREAGIVGFGGATFPTAVKLSPPPDKKIKWLIINGVECEPYINCDNRLMLEEPEKIVEGLKLLLRLFPEAEGIIGIENNKPEAIKTMESEIAKQGPGNISVAALAVKYPQGAEKMLIEAVTKQEYIMTALPADVGCIILNVRTVHQIREAIVAGDPALTRIITVTGEAVAEPKNIHVPLGTSMRELIDFCGGFREQPVKVISGGPMMGVSLRSIDIPVVKSTSGILALTASNSHLAPESACIRCGRCFEGCPMGLMPSVLNPLVLMRDYKAFEETGGMNCIECGACSYSCPANRHLTQSFRDGKSTIMAMRRKAAVK from the coding sequence ATGAAACTTCCGTCATTCTGGGGAGGAATACACCCGCCCCAGAAGAAAGATCAGACTGTCAACAAAAAAATTGAGAAGTACCTGCCCAAAGGAGATCTTGTCTTTCCAATGGCACAGAGCCTCGGAGCACCATGTCAGCCAGTGGTGAAAAAGGGAGACAGGGTACTTGTGGGACAGAAACTGGGTGACAGCGAAGCGTTCGTTTCAGCACCCGTCCTCTCAAGCGTTTCGGGAACGGTGAAGGATATCGCGCTGAGACTTACATCAGCAGGGATCTATGAAAACTGTGTCATAATCGAAAACGACAACTGCTATGAAAAAGACCCATTCTGGGCGCCTCTCGAAAATTACGCCACCGCAGACCCCAGGGAGTATCTTAAAAGGATAAGAGAAGCAGGCATAGTCGGTTTTGGGGGCGCGACCTTCCCTACAGCGGTAAAACTTTCCCCGCCGCCGGACAAGAAGATCAAATGGCTGATAATAAACGGCGTCGAATGTGAACCATACATAAACTGTGATAACCGACTCATGCTGGAAGAACCGGAAAAGATCGTTGAAGGCCTTAAGCTTCTATTGAGGCTCTTCCCCGAGGCAGAGGGAATCATAGGCATAGAGAACAACAAGCCTGAGGCGATAAAGACAATGGAGTCCGAAATCGCTAAACAGGGACCAGGAAATATCTCCGTTGCAGCTTTGGCAGTAAAGTATCCCCAGGGAGCAGAAAAAATGCTCATCGAAGCCGTGACAAAACAGGAGTACATCATGACCGCTCTTCCTGCCGACGTAGGATGCATAATCCTTAACGTACGCACAGTGCATCAGATAAGGGAGGCAATTGTTGCCGGAGATCCTGCGTTGACAAGAATAATCACAGTGACAGGCGAAGCTGTGGCAGAACCTAAAAACATCCATGTGCCGCTCGGGACTTCGATGCGGGAATTGATCGACTTCTGTGGAGGTTTCAGGGAACAGCCGGTCAAGGTTATCTCAGGCGGTCCCATGATGGGAGTCTCCCTCCGTTCAATAGATATCCCGGTAGTTAAAAGCACTTCGGGGATCCTTGCCCTGACAGCTTCAAACTCTCATCTTGCCCCTGAATCAGCCTGCATAAGATGCGGACGCTGCTTTGAGGGATGCCCCATGGGCCTTATGCCCAGCGTCCTGAACCCGCTTGTCCTGATGAGAGACTATAAGGCTTTCGAGGAGACCGGCGGGATGAACTGCATCGAATGCGGGGCATGTTCCTATAGCTGCCCGGCAAACAGACATCTCACCCAGTCGTTCAGGGACGGCAAATCAACTATCATGGCAATGCGCAGAAAGGCGGCGGTCAAGTAA
- a CDS encoding electron transport complex subunit RsxE yields the protein MMSPLRLLKNGILTENPTFVLVLGLCPTLAVTTSASNGFGMGLAAMAVLMGSNVMISMIRKFIPDEIRIPAFIVVIAGFVTIIQLLISAYAPALDKSLGIFIPLIVVNCIILARAEAFAFKNGVIDSLFDGIGMGLGFTFALTFIGGIRELLGNGSIFNFSVIPSFYQPALLVILAPGGFITLGILIALFRKIQLRKEEESTGFKPDFDGWKKLDSCEGCGLKKYCGGGGLSLPCTKEEKEGDA from the coding sequence ATGATGAGTCCTCTCAGACTGCTTAAAAACGGAATACTTACAGAGAACCCGACCTTTGTACTTGTGCTCGGTCTATGCCCGACCCTGGCGGTCACCACGAGCGCTTCAAACGGTTTCGGGATGGGGCTTGCTGCTATGGCAGTGCTTATGGGCTCCAATGTCATGATATCCATGATAAGGAAATTCATACCCGACGAAATTCGCATCCCGGCTTTCATCGTAGTCATTGCGGGATTCGTGACCATAATCCAGCTCCTGATATCAGCATACGCTCCTGCTCTCGATAAATCACTGGGCATATTTATCCCTCTGATCGTCGTAAACTGCATAATACTTGCCAGGGCTGAGGCATTTGCTTTCAAAAACGGGGTGATCGACTCTCTTTTCGACGGGATCGGCATGGGGCTTGGATTTACATTCGCCCTCACATTCATCGGAGGGATAAGGGAACTTCTGGGAAACGGCTCTATTTTCAATTTCTCGGTGATACCCTCATTTTACCAACCTGCCCTACTTGTCATACTGGCTCCCGGCGGATTCATCACACTGGGAATTCTTATAGCCCTTTTCAGGAAGATCCAGCTCAGGAAAGAGGAAGAGTCCACAGGCTTCAAACCTGACTTTGACGGCTGGAAAAAACTTGATTCCTGTGAGGGCTGCGGACTAAAGAAATACTGCGGGGGCGGCGGATTAAGCCTGCCCTGTACGAAAGAAGAAAAGGAGGGTGACGCATAA
- a CDS encoding heme ABC transporter ATP-binding protein encodes MDDKNYPLVRMKNIDKIFYGSYANRNVDFELFRGEVHSILGENGAGKTTLMNCLAGIYLPDAGTIEIEGKSVILSNPRLAIENGIGMVHQHFMLVPVFTVWENMVLGLKDEPLNLNKNKIIEKIRGLSEKYGLKVDPEAKIWQLSIGEQQRVEILKMLYRGTKVLILDEPTSVLTPQETRELFRTVKNMISNGHGIVLISHKIEEIMEISDRLTILRKGVKVGTVPAKGISKEEIAEMMVGHQLEGIVISEDRPKPGETFLECRGVCVKNDRNIQALTDLTLSLRSGEILGIAGVDGNGQEELCEVLAGLRAPENGVIVIGGKDITGSCTRDFINSGVSYIPADRKGVGLIPNMNVEENMPLKNYWEPPVETKKYFMDWEYIAKFAVERVKKYDVLAPSMRAPVRILSGGNLQKLMLSREISDGTKVIIAMQPTWGLDVGAAEFVHQRLMEARDNGVAILLISKDLQELMSISDRLAVIYSGSIVGVIEDPRSTDAETLGLMMAGVRPQT; translated from the coding sequence ATGGACGATAAAAATTACCCACTGGTAAGAATGAAGAACATCGATAAAATCTTCTATGGCTCATACGCAAACAGAAATGTTGATTTTGAGCTTTTCAGGGGTGAGGTCCACAGTATTCTGGGCGAAAACGGAGCAGGCAAAACTACTCTCATGAACTGCCTCGCAGGAATATATCTGCCTGATGCAGGAACTATAGAAATTGAAGGAAAATCGGTAATACTTTCCAACCCGCGCCTGGCGATAGAGAATGGAATAGGCATGGTCCACCAGCACTTTATGCTCGTTCCCGTATTTACTGTCTGGGAAAACATGGTTCTTGGTCTCAAAGATGAGCCTCTCAACCTGAATAAAAACAAGATAATCGAAAAAATCCGCGGCCTCTCAGAAAAATACGGCCTCAAGGTCGACCCGGAAGCAAAGATATGGCAGCTTTCTATAGGAGAGCAGCAAAGAGTGGAAATACTAAAAATGCTCTACAGGGGGACAAAAGTTCTTATTCTTGACGAACCTACCTCCGTCCTCACCCCTCAGGAGACGAGGGAGCTTTTCCGAACAGTTAAAAACATGATCAGCAACGGACATGGCATAGTCCTTATCTCACATAAGATAGAAGAGATCATGGAAATATCCGACAGGCTCACGATCCTCAGGAAGGGGGTAAAGGTCGGAACCGTGCCTGCAAAAGGGATCTCCAAGGAGGAGATCGCTGAAATGATGGTCGGGCATCAGCTTGAAGGAATAGTCATTTCGGAGGACAGGCCCAAACCGGGAGAGACCTTTCTTGAATGCAGGGGCGTCTGCGTTAAAAATGACCGCAATATCCAGGCCCTGACAGATCTCACGCTTTCACTGCGGTCCGGAGAAATACTGGGGATAGCCGGCGTTGACGGCAACGGTCAGGAAGAACTCTGCGAGGTGCTTGCCGGACTCCGTGCCCCTGAGAACGGAGTGATCGTGATAGGAGGAAAAGACATTACAGGATCCTGCACAAGAGACTTTATCAATTCGGGCGTGAGCTACATCCCCGCAGACAGGAAGGGCGTAGGCCTTATTCCCAACATGAACGTTGAGGAGAACATGCCCCTTAAAAATTACTGGGAGCCTCCGGTAGAGACAAAGAAATACTTTATGGACTGGGAATACATTGCAAAATTTGCTGTAGAGAGAGTAAAAAAGTATGATGTACTTGCCCCTTCAATGCGTGCGCCTGTAAGGATCCTGTCAGGAGGCAATCTGCAGAAACTGATGCTGTCCAGAGAAATTTCCGATGGAACAAAGGTCATCATAGCCATGCAGCCAACATGGGGGCTTGACGTCGGAGCAGCTGAATTTGTGCATCAGCGCCTCATGGAGGCAAGGGACAACGGAGTGGCCATACTGCTTATATCCAAAGATCTGCAGGAACTGATGTCTATCTCAGACAGGCTGGCTGTTATCTACAGCGGTTCAATAGTAGGCGTGATAGAGGATCCGCGAAGCACCGATGCAGAGACTCTCGGGCTTATGATGGCAGGAGTAAGGCCGCAGACCTAA
- a CDS encoding Na+-transporting NADH:ubiquinone oxidoreductase subunit D, whose translation MERLLAVSSSPHIHAPQDTRVIMAWVLAALAPAGLAGIYFFGLRAAAVMAVCVASCKISEYVWQKLAKQNVTVGDLSAAVTGLLLAYNLPPSIPFWMAAVGSVFAIIIVKQFFGGIGCNIVNPALAGRAFMVSSWPVSMTSWTLDGVSGATPLAMIKEGSIENLPGIYDVFIGNIGGCIGETSAAALLIGFAILLYKGIISWHIPVVYIGTVAALTAVLGRPAGPMYEVIAGGLFLGAIFMATDYTTSPMTKKGQVIFALGCGLLTSLIRVFGGYPEGVSYSILIMNLTVPLIDKFARPRIFGEVKKHG comes from the coding sequence ATGGAAAGACTGCTTGCAGTATCAAGTTCACCTCATATTCATGCGCCCCAAGACACCAGGGTGATAATGGCGTGGGTCCTTGCCGCCCTCGCTCCTGCGGGTCTGGCAGGCATATATTTCTTTGGGCTCAGGGCCGCCGCAGTAATGGCCGTCTGTGTAGCAAGCTGCAAAATATCCGAGTATGTCTGGCAGAAGCTGGCAAAACAGAACGTCACGGTAGGAGATCTTTCTGCCGCTGTCACAGGCCTTCTCCTGGCCTATAACCTCCCGCCCTCTATCCCTTTCTGGATGGCGGCAGTGGGAAGCGTCTTCGCAATAATCATCGTAAAACAATTCTTCGGAGGCATCGGCTGCAATATCGTCAACCCTGCCCTCGCGGGAAGGGCCTTCATGGTATCAAGCTGGCCCGTTTCAATGACATCGTGGACCCTTGATGGTGTTTCCGGCGCAACACCTCTTGCCATGATAAAAGAGGGCTCGATAGAGAACCTGCCGGGGATATACGATGTATTTATCGGCAACATAGGAGGCTGCATCGGAGAAACTTCTGCCGCAGCCCTTCTGATAGGTTTCGCCATACTGCTTTATAAAGGCATCATCAGCTGGCACATACCGGTGGTCTATATCGGGACGGTAGCTGCTTTGACTGCGGTGCTCGGAAGACCGGCAGGACCGATGTATGAAGTAATAGCAGGGGGTCTTTTCCTGGGAGCCATCTTCATGGCTACGGACTACACAACTTCCCCTATGACGAAAAAAGGACAGGTGATTTTCGCTCTGGGGTGCGGACTTCTTACCTCACTCATCAGGGTCTTCGGAGGATACCCTGAGGGTGTTTCTTACTCAATACTGATAATGAACCTGACTGTTCCGCTGATAGACAAATTTGCACGACCCCGTATATTTGGGGAGGTGAAGAAGCATGGCTAA
- a CDS encoding EamA family transporter — translation MRKNIILSYSLALLAIFIWSVTFVSTKILLDHLSPTEILFYRYVIAYLLFFAASPKIIWPLNSRDEAKFALAGFLGVTLYFLCENFALSFSTASNVSLLVATAPMLTGLVSHFMTKNERISVNFIYGCVFGLAGVFLIVFNGHFVLKLNPVGDILAIIAALSFAFYSIIIRDLNRAVYSAVVITRKTFFYSLLSLIPLLFTPLFEWDPGVLMEKEVFGNLIFLGVFASALCFLLWNKVIWELGAVRANNLIYLTPPIAMLSAAVVLHERITIFAAAGGLLILLGVYLSQRRVPGPEKGSGTAEETE, via the coding sequence ATGCGCAAAAACATAATACTCAGTTATTCTCTGGCATTGCTTGCTATCTTTATATGGAGCGTAACCTTTGTCTCAACAAAAATTCTTCTTGATCATCTGTCACCTACGGAGATCCTTTTTTACCGATATGTGATAGCCTATCTTCTTTTCTTTGCTGCAAGCCCTAAGATCATTTGGCCGCTTAACTCACGTGACGAGGCAAAATTTGCCCTCGCAGGTTTTCTGGGCGTTACCCTCTATTTTCTCTGTGAAAATTTTGCCCTCTCGTTCAGCACAGCATCAAATGTCTCTCTGCTTGTCGCGACTGCTCCGATGCTGACCGGCCTGGTCTCACATTTTATGACTAAAAATGAAAGAATTTCGGTCAACTTTATATACGGGTGTGTCTTCGGACTGGCAGGAGTCTTCCTTATAGTATTCAACGGTCATTTTGTCCTTAAACTTAACCCTGTAGGTGACATACTGGCGATAATTGCTGCGCTCTCTTTTGCCTTCTACTCGATAATTATCAGGGACCTGAACAGGGCTGTCTATTCAGCAGTCGTGATAACAAGGAAAACCTTTTTTTATTCGCTTTTGTCTCTTATCCCGCTTCTTTTTACCCCGCTCTTTGAATGGGATCCAGGAGTACTTATGGAGAAGGAAGTTTTTGGGAACCTTATCTTTCTCGGGGTATTTGCTTCTGCACTATGCTTTCTTCTCTGGAACAAAGTCATATGGGAACTTGGTGCAGTAAGGGCAAACAACCTGATATACCTTACTCCTCCGATAGCTATGCTCTCCGCTGCTGTTGTCCTTCACGAGAGGATCACCATCTTTGCCGCAGCTGGCGGACTGCTCATACTGCTTGGGGTCTATCTTTCCCAAAGAAGAGTCCCGGGACCTGAGAAAGGATCCGGGACTGCGGAAGAAACTGAATAA
- a CDS encoding electron transporter RnfG: MAKILRLGAVLFIITAVTGLILGGVYTMTLEPIRSAKEKEKMAALAETLPEASDFEGMDSPLDHSIIKEVNKGSANGETVGYNITVTPKGYGGLIEMVVGIDDEGKLIDIKILSHTETPGLGAKAADPAFSDQFEQKNVDRVVITKTTPAEENEIQAISGATITSSAVANGVNTALEYWAKNLKGEGNK; encoded by the coding sequence ATGGCTAAGATATTGAGACTCGGCGCTGTGCTCTTTATCATCACAGCTGTGACAGGACTTATACTTGGCGGAGTCTATACTATGACACTCGAACCGATCCGCTCAGCAAAAGAAAAAGAAAAAATGGCGGCATTGGCAGAAACTCTTCCGGAAGCCTCTGATTTTGAGGGAATGGACAGCCCGCTGGATCACAGTATCATTAAGGAAGTAAACAAAGGATCAGCGAACGGAGAGACTGTGGGATACAACATAACGGTGACTCCGAAAGGATACGGCGGCCTCATAGAGATGGTGGTCGGGATCGACGACGAGGGCAAACTGATCGACATCAAGATACTAAGCCATACAGAGACCCCGGGACTTGGCGCAAAGGCTGCCGATCCTGCTTTCTCTGATCAGTTCGAACAAAAGAACGTAGACAGGGTAGTAATAACAAAGACAACACCGGCTGAGGAAAACGAGATCCAGGCCATATCAGGAGCCACCATAACTTCAAGCGCAGTGGCTAATGGTGTCAATACAGCGCTTGAATACTGGGCAAAAAACCTGAAAGGGGAGGGGAATAAGTGA
- a CDS encoding electron transport complex subunit RsxA produces the protein MSLLALFFGAIFVNNILLARFLGCCPFLGVSNKLETARGMGLAVIFVIVLASTMTWSAYTFILVPLGLEYLYTLSFILIIAALVQFVEIVLKKVQPGLYKSLGIFLPLITTNCAVLGVAVINMNEKYSFIESIVHAAGASVGFLLAILLMAGIRERIEISQNMPKCLRGLPIALVTAGLMSIAFMGFSGLIK, from the coding sequence ATGTCTCTGCTTGCGCTCTTCTTCGGAGCCATTTTTGTAAACAACATTCTTCTGGCACGCTTCCTCGGCTGTTGCCCATTTTTAGGTGTATCAAACAAATTGGAAACAGCAAGGGGAATGGGCCTTGCCGTAATATTCGTTATTGTGCTCGCATCGACTATGACCTGGTCGGCATACACTTTTATCCTTGTACCATTGGGCCTAGAATACCTTTACACTCTATCGTTCATCCTAATAATAGCTGCCCTTGTACAGTTTGTTGAGATAGTGCTCAAAAAAGTCCAGCCGGGGCTCTACAAATCGCTTGGCATATTTCTCCCGCTGATCACAACCAACTGCGCCGTTCTCGGTGTAGCGGTCATTAATATGAACGAGAAATATAGCTTCATAGAATCGATCGTTCACGCCGCAGGAGCATCTGTCGGATTCCTTCTGGCGATATTACTCATGGCGGGCATAAGGGAAAGAATTGAGATAAGCCAGAATATGCCGAAGTGTCTAAGAGGGCTGCCTATTGCGCTTGTTACCGCGGGACTCATGTCCATCGCTTTCATGGGCTTCAGCGGGCTTATCAAATAG
- a CDS encoding ferredoxin (involved in the electron transport chain; in Methanosarcina acetivorans this protein is part of a cluster involved in electron transfer during growth on acetate), producing the protein MTGMMYPAIIMGGLGLIFGALLAFASKKFHVETDPRQANIRAILPGANCGGCGYPGCDGFAEALANGTGKITGCAAGGSALADSIAAILGVQAEKDEPKIAFLKCKGSNDKTVKNCVYFGEYDCRAAAVVPGKGPTSCAYGCMGLGTCVSVCAFHAMTIKNGLAVVDAEKCVGCGACVENCPRDVLVLVPRKSKVNVSCNSPLKGPDVKRVCSVGCIGCTLCVKSCPVQAIEMKGALAVIDPAKCINCGICATKCPTKSITDRRSDEEKTASTAKETASV; encoded by the coding sequence ATGACTGGAATGATGTATCCTGCAATAATTATGGGAGGCCTGGGGCTGATTTTCGGCGCCCTTCTGGCGTTTGCCTCAAAAAAATTCCATGTTGAAACGGACCCCCGGCAGGCAAATATCCGCGCTATCCTTCCGGGAGCAAACTGCGGAGGCTGCGGCTATCCCGGGTGCGATGGTTTTGCTGAAGCTCTTGCAAACGGTACAGGAAAGATCACCGGCTGCGCTGCGGGAGGGTCCGCCCTGGCAGATAGTATTGCTGCAATACTTGGAGTCCAGGCCGAAAAAGATGAGCCGAAGATAGCCTTTCTCAAATGCAAGGGATCAAACGACAAAACGGTGAAGAACTGCGTTTACTTCGGCGAATATGACTGCAGAGCCGCGGCTGTGGTCCCTGGAAAGGGCCCCACTTCATGCGCATACGGATGCATGGGCCTCGGTACATGTGTAAGTGTCTGCGCCTTCCACGCCATGACCATTAAGAACGGCCTTGCTGTGGTGGATGCTGAAAAATGCGTTGGATGCGGAGCCTGTGTCGAAAACTGTCCGAGAGACGTATTGGTGCTGGTGCCAAGGAAATCAAAGGTCAATGTATCCTGCAACTCGCCCCTTAAAGGGCCTGATGTTAAAAGGGTCTGCTCAGTCGGATGCATTGGATGCACCCTTTGTGTGAAAAGCTGCCCGGTACAGGCAATAGAGATGAAGGGCGCCCTCGCTGTGATCGATCCTGCAAAATGCATCAACTGCGGCATCTGCGCAACAAAGTGCCCAACAAAAAGTATTACCGACAGAAGGTCCGATGAGGAAAAAACCGCTTCGACTGCTAAGGAAACAGCCTCAGTCTAG